The region TCAGGGACGGAGGCGGAGTCCATGGTGCGGATCTCGCCGAGGGCTTCGAGACCGTCGCGGTCTGGGAGCCAGATGTCGAGGAGGACTACGTCGAAGACGGCGTCGCGGAGGAGGGTCATGGCTTCGCCGGCGGTGCCTGCGGACGTGACGAGGTAGCCCTCCTCTTCGAGGATGCTTTGGAGGGAGATGCGGATTTCGGCTTCGTCGTCGACGATCAATACATGGTTCATAGGAGGACAGTGGTGGTGCAGTGTTGGGGCAGTGATGGTTTAGTGGGAGGGCAGTAACGGCTAAGTGGTGGCGGTTAGGGTGGGTTGGTCGGCGGCTTCGGAGTCGGACATGCTGGCTGGTCTTAGCTCGACTATGAAGATGGCTCCGGCGGGTTCGTGTTTTTCTGCTCGGATGGTGCCTTGATGTTCCTGGATGATTTTTGCGGCGATGGCCAAGCCTAAGCCGGTGCCGCGTTGCTTGGTGGAGAAGTAGGGGAGGAAGAGGCGCTCGCGCATCTCGTCCGTGAGGCCGGTGCCGGTGTCGGTGACGGTGAGCTCGATCATGCCGGAGTCGAGGAGGCTGGTGGTGAGGCGCATCTCGCGGAGGAGCGAGCCCTGCATGGCTTCTACGGCGTTGTCGATGAGGTTGCCGAGGGCGCGCTTCATGGCTTCGGGGTCGGCGAGGACGAGGGGAAGATCTTGTGCGAGTTTGAGGGTGAGGCGGATGTCCTGCATGCGGCCGGCGAAGAGGGCGAGGGAGTTTTCTACGATGGTGTTGAGGTCTGCGGGGCGGGGGGTTGCGGTGGGGAACTGGGCTAAGGCTGCGAACTGGTCTACCAGGCCGCGCATGGATTCGACCGAGGCTGAGATGACCTCGCTGCAACGACGGATGACGGCGATCGAAGGGGAGGTTGTGTTGGTTTCTTCGATGGTGGTTTCGAGGCGGTCGATGTGGCGGCCGATCTGCTCTGCGCTGAGGGAGATGGGGGTGAGGGGGTTCTTGATCTCGTGGGCTACGCGGCGGGCGACTTCTTTCCAGGCGCTTTGCTTCTGGGCGCGGAGGAGTTCGGTGGCGTTTTCGAGGACGATGACGTAACCGAGATGCTCGCGTGCGCCGGTGCGGTCTGCGCTGGTTTCGAGGAGGGCTACGGTGGCGAGTAGGTTGAGCGGACCGCTGGGGGAGGGCATCTCCATCTCGCCGGCGGCGGAGCCCATGCGGTGGCTGCGGCGCATGAGGCGGTCGAGCGATTCCATGAGGTCGGCGGGGAAGATCTCTTCGATGGCGAGGCCGCGGAAGGGCTGCTGGCCGCCGGGGTCCATCATCTCGGTGAGGGCGCGGTTGGCGAGGACGATGCGGCGTTCTGCATCAATGGTGGCCACGCCGTTGGGGATGGTCTGGAGCATGGTCTCGAGCTCGCTGCGACGGGCTTCAAGAGCGCTGTTGGCGGCGCTGAGGAGGGCGGTGGAGGCTTCAACCTGGGCGCGGCTGCCTTCGAGGTCCTGGGCCATGTGGTTGAAGCTGCGGACGAGGTCGCCTAGTTCTTCCGTGGCGATCTCCCGGACGCGGTGGCTGTAGTTTCCTGCGGCGATGAAGGCCATGGCGTCGGCGAGGGCTTCTACGGGCTTGGTGACCTGCTTGGAGAGATGAAGGGCCAGCCAGCTTGAGGCGAAGAGGGCGAGGCTGGTGATCATCAGCAGGAGAAGCATGTAGAGGTTGCGGACCTCTCGGCGGCTGCGGGCGAGACGCCAGTAGGCATCGGCTGCGGTGCGGAGGGAGGTCATGTTGGCGGACATGCCGGCGGGGAGGGGGAGGCCTACGACTACTGTTACGGCGGAGCTGCCTTTTTTGATGACGGCGGCGGTGCCGAGGGAAAAGTCGGACTCGCCGCTGGTGTACATGGGCTCGTCACTGCGTTGGGCGAGGGCAAGGATATCGGTGACGCGGGTGGGTTTGGGGACCGGACGGGCTGCGCCGGGGACAGGCTCTGATGTGGGGGGCTCGTCGTCGAGTTGATCGGCGTTGGCGGGGTCTGGGAGCCAGTCCTTTGCGCCGGGCTGGGCGGAGCCTTTGGCGGGGAGGTGGAAGACGGAGATGGGGCGGCCGTCCTGGAAGACGATGGCGAAGCCGCCCTGGAGGGTGATCTGGTGCAGGCTGAGGAGCTTGGTGATGGAGGTACGGTTGGC is a window of Granulicella tundricola MP5ACTX9 DNA encoding:
- a CDS encoding sensor histidine kinase, with translation MTTTAHQRKVASIIFGACGLLLFAAFVTLNAWDPKFLKPATTEQIFVYTALSALAFLLFLTVLLLLVRNVLKLYADQKSRVMGSRLRTRMLWGAVLVSLVPISFMFSFSYLLMNRAVERWFSQPVTTMRDNSNRMALQLAQYTASNARVEAESIASALPELLPINPANRTSITKLLSLHQITLQGGFAIVFQDGRPISVFHLPAKGSAQPGAKDWLPDPANADQLDDEPPTSEPVPGAARPVPKPTRVTDILALAQRSDEPMYTSGESDFSLGTAAVIKKGSSAVTVVVGLPLPAGMSANMTSLRTAADAYWRLARSRREVRNLYMLLLLMITSLALFASSWLALHLSKQVTKPVEALADAMAFIAAGNYSHRVREIATEELGDLVRSFNHMAQDLEGSRAQVEASTALLSAANSALEARRSELETMLQTIPNGVATIDAERRIVLANRALTEMMDPGGQQPFRGLAIEEIFPADLMESLDRLMRRSHRMGSAAGEMEMPSPSGPLNLLATVALLETSADRTGAREHLGYVIVLENATELLRAQKQSAWKEVARRVAHEIKNPLTPISLSAEQIGRHIDRLETTIEETNTTSPSIAVIRRCSEVISASVESMRGLVDQFAALAQFPTATPRPADLNTIVENSLALFAGRMQDIRLTLKLAQDLPLVLADPEAMKRALGNLIDNAVEAMQGSLLREMRLTTSLLDSGMIELTVTDTGTGLTDEMRERLFLPYFSTKQRGTGLGLAIAAKIIQEHQGTIRAEKHEPAGAIFIVELRPASMSDSEAADQPTLTATT